From a single Gemmatimonadota bacterium genomic region:
- a CDS encoding zinc ribbon domain-containing protein, translating into MILELITAMLLGALVLWMALGALGTQTTDDGLEEADPLEETPRGRALLAIKELEFDRATGKVSDEDYQSIRGRLAFEATEVLGRSAAVSAPAVTTLRGCPQCGPRPEAGARFCSACGFPAA; encoded by the coding sequence ATGATTCTCGAACTGATAACCGCCATGCTCCTTGGTGCCTTGGTGCTGTGGATGGCCCTCGGTGCGCTCGGAACCCAGACTACAGACGATGGTCTCGAAGAGGCCGATCCCCTCGAGGAGACGCCGCGCGGACGGGCCCTGCTCGCCATCAAAGAACTCGAGTTTGACCGGGCCACCGGCAAGGTATCCGACGAAGACTACCAGAGCATTCGCGGCCGCCTGGCCTTTGAGGCCACCGAGGTACTGGGTCGATCCGCGGCGGTCAGCGCCCCGGCGGTGACGACATTGAGAGGGTGCCCGCAGTGCGGTCCGCGCCCCGAGGCCGGGGCCCGCTTCTGTTCAGCCTGCGGCTTCCCAGCCGCCTAA